From Vigna unguiculata cultivar IT97K-499-35 chromosome 5, ASM411807v1, whole genome shotgun sequence, the proteins below share one genomic window:
- the LOC114185955 gene encoding IRK-interacting protein-like isoform X1: MAATATATAKSLQSHNNQSVNGNNPDITREEIQTAIAKAVELRALHAALTQGSSPGTTNVRFPSPSPASHFSAQDYPVFTPSYEDEAHQNPTRSRTVSESWDENGVDGGNSMAPSDYKEKSSSRKGLPFGFGNHDSHMCPADDAKSVSGSCTNHITVLQTSPANDYFKSRRRNSSGDLRPLSSCNRCNPAVITTEYENTRNNRSSNIVVPLTDSHASFQTQPKSKGVISWLFPKFKKKHKNVSSPARTESEEVSQVLKDMRVMSVEALKRELMEANESRDAALMEVSEMRSSLGDLKQKLEYLESYCEELKKALRQAILSKETTHSEKFNNSPHRGTPFDGNGENLMPVSEDVMVEGFLQIVSESRLSVKQFCKTLICQIEENDQSLMDNLNLLLQPYRLSLNSKYSKAVLYHFEAFINQAFYQDFENSVFQKNGCTKFLDPRQHRQAQFSSFVALRNLSWNEVLRKGTKYYSEEFSKFCDQKMSCIITTLNWTRPWPEQLLQAFFVAAKCIWLLHLLAFSFNPSLGILRVEENRSFDPHFMEDLVADRQRSQGSNRVKIMVVPGFYVQDRILRCRVICRHKSAP, encoded by the exons ATGGCTGCAACTGCAACTGCAACTGCAAAAAGTTTACAGAGCCATAACAACCAAAGCGTCAACGGCAACAACCCTGACATAACAAGGGAAGAAATTCAAACCGCCATAGCCAAAGCAGTGGAACTAAGAGCCCTTCATGCTGCATTAACGCAAGGAAGTAGCCCAGGCACAACCAACGTTAGATTCCCTTCACCTTCCCCTGCTTCTCACTTCTCTGCCCAAGATTACCCTGTTTTCACACCA AGTTATGAAGACGAGGCACATCAGAACCCAACAAGGAGTAGAACAGTATCAGAAAGTTGGGATGAGAATGGTGTAGATGGAGGGAACAGCATGGCTCCCTCAGATTACAAGGAGAAATCAAGTTCAAGAAAGGGGCTACCTTTTGGATTTGGCAACCATGATTCTCACATGTGTCCTGCTGATGATGCCAAATCTGTGAGTGGTTCTTGTACAAATCATATCACTGTTCTTCAAACATCGCCTGCAAATGACTACTTCAAATCCAGGAGGAGAAACAGTTCGGGGGATTTGAGGCCTTTGTCTTCCTGCAATAGGTGCAATCCTGCTGTCATAACTACTGAATATGAGAACACAAGGAACAATAGGAGTTCCAACATTGTTGTCCCCCTCACAGATTCTCATGCTTCTTTTCAAACCCAGCCAAAAAGTAAAGGTGTGATTTCCTGGTTGTTCCCTAAGTTCAAGAAGAAGCATAAGAATGTGAGTTCCCCGGCAAGAACAGAATCTGAGGAAGTCTCTCAGGTTCTCAAGGACATGAGAGTAATGTCGGTTGAGGCACTGAAGAGGGAACTGATGGAGGCAAATGAGAGTAGAGATGCTGCTTTGATGGAAGTTTCTGAGATGAGATCTTCTCTGGGGGACCTGAAACAAAAGCTTGAGTACTTGGAGAGTTACTGTGAAGAGTTGAAGAAAGCTTTGAGGCAAGCAATTCTCAGCAAAGAAACCACACATTCTGAAAAGTTTAACAACTCTCCCCATAGAGGAACACCCTTTGATGGAAATGGGGAAAATTTGATGCCTGTGAGTGAGGATGTTATGGTTGAGGGCTTCTTGCAGATAGTGTCAGAATCAAGGTTATCAGTGAAGCAATTCTGCAAGACCCTTATATGCCAGATTGAAGAAAATGATCAATCTTTGATGGACAACTTGAACTTGCTCCTCCAACCATATAGACTCTCCTTGAATTCCAAATACTCAAAGGCAGTTTTATACCATTTTGAAGCCTTCATAAACCAGGCCTTCTACCAAGACTTTGAGAACAGTGTGTTCCAGAAGAATGGCTGCACAAAATTCTTAGACCCTCGACAGCATCGTCAAGCACAATTCTCATCGTTTGTTGCACTTAGGAATTTGAGCTGGAACGAGGTGCTGAGAAAGGGGACTAAGTATTACAGTGAAGAGTTTAGTAAATTCTGTGACCAGAAAATGAGTTGCATCATCACTACACTGAATTGGACTAGGCCTTGGCCTGAACAACTCCTTCAGGCTTTCTTTGTGGCAGCAAAGTGCATATGGTTGCTACATTTGTTGGCCTTTTCTTTCAACCCTTCATTGGGAATTTTAAGGGTTGAAGAGAACAGAAGCTTTGATCCTCACTTTATGGAAGATCTGGTTGCTGATAGACAGAGATCACAAGGTTCAAACAGGGTTAAGATCATGGTGGTGCCAGGCTTCTATGTTCAGGATAGGATCTTGAGGTGTAGAGTTATTTGCAGGCACAAATCTGCACCCTAA
- the LOC114185955 gene encoding IRK-interacting protein-like isoform X2: protein MAPSDYKEKSSSRKGLPFGFGNHDSHMCPADDAKSVSGSCTNHITVLQTSPANDYFKSRRRNSSGDLRPLSSCNRCNPAVITTEYENTRNNRSSNIVVPLTDSHASFQTQPKSKGVISWLFPKFKKKHKNVSSPARTESEEVSQVLKDMRVMSVEALKRELMEANESRDAALMEVSEMRSSLGDLKQKLEYLESYCEELKKALRQAILSKETTHSEKFNNSPHRGTPFDGNGENLMPVSEDVMVEGFLQIVSESRLSVKQFCKTLICQIEENDQSLMDNLNLLLQPYRLSLNSKYSKAVLYHFEAFINQAFYQDFENSVFQKNGCTKFLDPRQHRQAQFSSFVALRNLSWNEVLRKGTKYYSEEFSKFCDQKMSCIITTLNWTRPWPEQLLQAFFVAAKCIWLLHLLAFSFNPSLGILRVEENRSFDPHFMEDLVADRQRSQGSNRVKIMVVPGFYVQDRILRCRVICRHKSAP, encoded by the coding sequence ATGGCTCCCTCAGATTACAAGGAGAAATCAAGTTCAAGAAAGGGGCTACCTTTTGGATTTGGCAACCATGATTCTCACATGTGTCCTGCTGATGATGCCAAATCTGTGAGTGGTTCTTGTACAAATCATATCACTGTTCTTCAAACATCGCCTGCAAATGACTACTTCAAATCCAGGAGGAGAAACAGTTCGGGGGATTTGAGGCCTTTGTCTTCCTGCAATAGGTGCAATCCTGCTGTCATAACTACTGAATATGAGAACACAAGGAACAATAGGAGTTCCAACATTGTTGTCCCCCTCACAGATTCTCATGCTTCTTTTCAAACCCAGCCAAAAAGTAAAGGTGTGATTTCCTGGTTGTTCCCTAAGTTCAAGAAGAAGCATAAGAATGTGAGTTCCCCGGCAAGAACAGAATCTGAGGAAGTCTCTCAGGTTCTCAAGGACATGAGAGTAATGTCGGTTGAGGCACTGAAGAGGGAACTGATGGAGGCAAATGAGAGTAGAGATGCTGCTTTGATGGAAGTTTCTGAGATGAGATCTTCTCTGGGGGACCTGAAACAAAAGCTTGAGTACTTGGAGAGTTACTGTGAAGAGTTGAAGAAAGCTTTGAGGCAAGCAATTCTCAGCAAAGAAACCACACATTCTGAAAAGTTTAACAACTCTCCCCATAGAGGAACACCCTTTGATGGAAATGGGGAAAATTTGATGCCTGTGAGTGAGGATGTTATGGTTGAGGGCTTCTTGCAGATAGTGTCAGAATCAAGGTTATCAGTGAAGCAATTCTGCAAGACCCTTATATGCCAGATTGAAGAAAATGATCAATCTTTGATGGACAACTTGAACTTGCTCCTCCAACCATATAGACTCTCCTTGAATTCCAAATACTCAAAGGCAGTTTTATACCATTTTGAAGCCTTCATAAACCAGGCCTTCTACCAAGACTTTGAGAACAGTGTGTTCCAGAAGAATGGCTGCACAAAATTCTTAGACCCTCGACAGCATCGTCAAGCACAATTCTCATCGTTTGTTGCACTTAGGAATTTGAGCTGGAACGAGGTGCTGAGAAAGGGGACTAAGTATTACAGTGAAGAGTTTAGTAAATTCTGTGACCAGAAAATGAGTTGCATCATCACTACACTGAATTGGACTAGGCCTTGGCCTGAACAACTCCTTCAGGCTTTCTTTGTGGCAGCAAAGTGCATATGGTTGCTACATTTGTTGGCCTTTTCTTTCAACCCTTCATTGGGAATTTTAAGGGTTGAAGAGAACAGAAGCTTTGATCCTCACTTTATGGAAGATCTGGTTGCTGATAGACAGAGATCACAAGGTTCAAACAGGGTTAAGATCATGGTGGTGCCAGGCTTCTATGTTCAGGATAGGATCTTGAGGTGTAGAGTTATTTGCAGGCACAAATCTGCACCCTAA
- the LOC114183392 gene encoding zinc transporter ZTP29 isoform X1: MDSQVAVALALSLVGGVSTSLGALFVIVNQTPNLKMLGLLQGFAAGLMLSISFFDLAHNALNSLGFLKGNLWFFAGVIFFGVVASFIPEPTLAPTSDVKGRKKNGDEGGKDTMKKHRRQVLFSGIVTAVGISLHNFPEGMAVFLGSMKGLRVGINLALAIALHNIPEGVAVALPVYFATQSKWQAFKLASLSGFAEPLGVIIVAYLFPSSLSPEILEGLLGSVGGVMAFLTLHEMLPLAFDYAGQKQSVKAVFLGMAFMSASLYFLSISLPEDLSFKIPSEGV, from the exons ATGGATTCTCAGGTTGCAGTAGCTCTTGCTCTTTCACTTGTTGGTGGTGTCAGCACTTCTCTCG GTGCGCTTTTTGTGATTGTCAATCAAACTCCCAATTTGAAGATGCTCGGGTTACTACAG GGTTTTGCTGCTGGTTTGATGCTCAGCATATCGTTCTTTGATTTGGCTCACAATGCTTTGAACTCACTGGGCTTCTTGAAAGGCAACCTTTGG TTTTTTGCTGGGGTGATATTCTTTGGTGTTGTGGCCAGTTTTATCCCAGAGCCAACTCTTGCTCCCACTTCTGATGTCAAGGGCAGAAAG aaaaatggaGATGAAGGAGGCAAGGATACTATGAAAAAGCATCGCCGGCAGGTTTTATTCAGTGGAATTGTTACAGCCGTAG GCATAAGTTTGCACAATTTTCCAGAAGGAATGGCAGTGTTCCTTGGATCCATGAAG GGCCTCCGTGTTGGCATCAACTTGGCATTGGCCATTGCTTTGCACAATATCCCAGAG GGTGTTGCTGTTGCACTACCTGTTTATTTTGCGACACAAAG TAAATGGCAGGCATTCAAATTAGCATCACTTTCTGGCTTTGCTGAACCCCTGGGAGTGATAATTGTAG CCTATCTATTCCCTAGCAGCTTAAGCCCTGAGATTCTGGAAGGTTTACTCGGATCAG TTGGTGGAGTTATGGCTTTTTTGACGCTTCATGAAATGTTGCCTCTGGCTTTTGATTATGCCGGACAGAAGCAATCTGTTAAGGCTGTCTTTTTGGGGATGGCTTTCATGTCTGCAAG CCTGTATTTTCTAAGTATCAGCTTACCTGAGGACTTGAGCTT CAAAATTCCTTCAGAAGGGGTCTGA
- the LOC114183392 gene encoding zinc transporter ZTP29 isoform X2, with product MDSQVAVALALSLVGGVSTSLGALFVIVNQTPNLKMLGLLQGFAAGLMLSISFFDLAHNALNSLGFLKGNLWFFAGVIFFGVVASFIPEPTLAPTSDVKGRKKNGDEGGKDTMKKHRRQVLFSGIVTAVGISLHNFPEGMAVFLGSMKGLRVGINLALAIALHNIPEGVAVALPVYFATQSKWQAFKLASLSGFAEPLGVIIVAYLFPSSLSPEILEGLLGSVGGVMAFLTLHEMLPLAFDYAGQKQSVKAVFLGMAFMSASLYFLSISLPEDLSL from the exons ATGGATTCTCAGGTTGCAGTAGCTCTTGCTCTTTCACTTGTTGGTGGTGTCAGCACTTCTCTCG GTGCGCTTTTTGTGATTGTCAATCAAACTCCCAATTTGAAGATGCTCGGGTTACTACAG GGTTTTGCTGCTGGTTTGATGCTCAGCATATCGTTCTTTGATTTGGCTCACAATGCTTTGAACTCACTGGGCTTCTTGAAAGGCAACCTTTGG TTTTTTGCTGGGGTGATATTCTTTGGTGTTGTGGCCAGTTTTATCCCAGAGCCAACTCTTGCTCCCACTTCTGATGTCAAGGGCAGAAAG aaaaatggaGATGAAGGAGGCAAGGATACTATGAAAAAGCATCGCCGGCAGGTTTTATTCAGTGGAATTGTTACAGCCGTAG GCATAAGTTTGCACAATTTTCCAGAAGGAATGGCAGTGTTCCTTGGATCCATGAAG GGCCTCCGTGTTGGCATCAACTTGGCATTGGCCATTGCTTTGCACAATATCCCAGAG GGTGTTGCTGTTGCACTACCTGTTTATTTTGCGACACAAAG TAAATGGCAGGCATTCAAATTAGCATCACTTTCTGGCTTTGCTGAACCCCTGGGAGTGATAATTGTAG CCTATCTATTCCCTAGCAGCTTAAGCCCTGAGATTCTGGAAGGTTTACTCGGATCAG TTGGTGGAGTTATGGCTTTTTTGACGCTTCATGAAATGTTGCCTCTGGCTTTTGATTATGCCGGACAGAAGCAATCTGTTAAGGCTGTCTTTTTGGGGATGGCTTTCATGTCTGCAAG CCTGTATTTTCTAAGTATCAGCTTACCTGAGGACTTGAGCTTGTAG
- the LOC114185785 gene encoding UDP-glycosyltransferase 92A1, with translation MAEEKEEVLLFPFMAQGHIIPFLALALHLEKTQKYHITIVNTSLNIRKLRSSLPPNSSITLSEIPFTPSQHGLPPNTENTDAIPYNLVIRLIQASTTLKPAFTNLLRSILVQNKNRKLLVIADIFFGWTAAVAKELGAFHVIFSGCGGYGLACYYSLWLNLPHRRVDPAQEYFTLPDFPEARDIHRTQLPNNIAEADGSDAWSLFQQKNLSGWVDSDGVLFNTVREFDSVGLGYFKRKLNRPVWAIGPILFAGSGSRGKGGGINPKLCTEWLDAKPFKSVIFVCFGSMNTISASQMMELGKALERCGKSFIWVVRPPIGFDINSEFREDEWLPEGFVERVRESGKGLVVRDWAPQLEILSHSAVSVFLSHCGWNSVLESLSQGVPILGWPMAAEQFFNCKLLEEEVGVCVEVARGKSCEVKCEDIAEKIGLVMEETEKGVAMRKKAGYVRDMIRDAVKDEDGFKGSSVKAMDEFLSAALS, from the coding sequence atggcagaagaaaaagaagaggttTTGCTGTTCCCGTTCATGGCCCAAGGACACATCATCCCTTTCCTTGCATTGGCCCTGCACTTAGAGAAAACACAGAAGTATCACATCACCATTGTTAACACCTCACTCAACATACGCAAGCTAAGATCGTCTCTTCCACCAAACTCTTCCATCACTCTTTCAGAAATCCCTTTCACTCCCTCCCAACACGGTCTCCCTCCCAACACAGAGAACACCGACGCCATACCCTACAACCTCGTCATTCGACTCATCCAAGCCTCCACCACTCTCAAACCCGCCTTCACAAACCTCCTACGCAGCATCCTCGTACAAAACAAAAACCGCAAGCTCCTCGTCATCGCCGACATCTTCTTCGGGTGGACCGCCGCCGTTGCCAAAGAACTTGGTGCCTTCCACGTCATCTTCAGCGGCTGTGGCGGCTACGGCCTCGCCTGTTACTACTCCCTCTGGCTTAACCTCCCCCACCGCCGCGTCGACCCAGCGCAAGAATATTTCACCTTGCCGGATTTTCCCGAAGCGCGTGACATCCACCGCACGCAGTTACCGAATAACATCGCAGAAGCTGATGGCTCTGACGCGTGGTCGTTGTTCCAACAGAAGAATCTCTCCGGGTGGGTCGACTCGGACGGGGTTTTATTCAACACGGTGCGCGAGTTCGACTCGGTTGGACTGGGGTACTTCAAAAGAAAACTGAACCGGCCAGTATGGGCAATCGGACCAATTCTTTTCGCGGGGTCCGGTTCGCGCGGGAAAGGTGGCGGAATCAACCCGAAGCTCTGCACGGAATGGCTCGACGCGAAACCCTTCAAATCGGTTATTTTTGTTTGCTTCGGCTCCATGAACACGATATCCGCTTCGCAGATGATGGAGTTAGGTAAAGCCTTGGAACGGTGTGGGAAGAGTTTCATCTGGGTTGTGAGACCGCCGATCGGGTTCGACATAAATTCGGAGTTCAGAGAAGATGAATGGTTACCCGAGGGTTTTGTGGAGAGGGTTCGGGAATCGGGGAAGGGTTTGGTGGTTCGCGATTGGGCGCCCCAGTTGGAGATTCTGTCGCATTCTGCGGTTTCGGTGTTTCTGAGCCACTGCGGGTGGAACTCGGTGCTGGAATCGCTGAGTCAGGGGGTGCCTATTCTGGGGTGGCCGATGGCGGCGGAGCAGTTTTTTAACTGCAAGTTGTTGGAGGAAGAGGTTGGGGTTTGCGTGGAAGTTGCGAGAGGGAAGAGTTGTGAAGTAAAGTGTGAGGATATTGCGGAGAAGATTGGTTTGGTGATGGAGGAGACAGAGAAAGGGGTTGCGATGAGGAAGAAAGCTGGTTATGTGAGGGATATGATTAGGGATGCTGTGAAAGATGAAGATGGATTTAAGGGTTCTTCTGTTAAGGCCATGGATGAGTTCTTATCTGCTGCTCTGTCCTAA
- the LOC114182984 gene encoding pre-mRNA-splicing factor ATP-dependent RNA helicase DEAH7, which produces MEENGTFSEVVDINQTIMTLEPEKPTSGGLYVPGKDRVVYVPPERKSRLGLDALASAKRGGSQYDGGFKLPKERMMTSIAASAEDEDKSELSVVEESEQGGIVSRPRHSGRRYRDTTSETSYAESSVSEDHYGDTNKVRSTEQAVSNVPPSPSGYDREDHRSERRHSRDDSRSGSGRVRHQNYYERKGGSYSERDSHSRYDRDHGRKRSRYEDSRRTPGRSDWDDGRWEWNETPRRDNVSSSRRHQPSPSPMFLGASPDARLVSPWLGGNTPHSSFNSSSPWDHVSPSPIPIRASGSSAKSSLSRHNGRSHQLNFRSETSNSFQDEVADKSELGEEHKYEITESMRLEMEYDADRAWYDREEGSTLFEGDSSSLFLGDEASFQKKEADLAKRLVRRDGTKMSLAQSKKLSQLTADNAQWEDRQLLRSGAVRGTEVQTEFDDEEEHKVILLVHDTKPPFLDGRVVFTKQAEPIMPIKDPTSDMAIISRKGSTLVREIHEKQSMNKSRQRFWELAGSKLGDILGVEKTAEQIDADTAEVGEDGEIDFKEEAKFSQHLKKGEAVSDFAKSKTIAEQRQYLPIFSVREELLQVVRENQVVVVVGETGSGKTTQLTQYLHEDGYTIGGIVGCTQPRRVAAMSVAKRVSEEMDTELGDKVGYAIRFEDVTGPSTIIKYMTDGVLLRETLKDSDLDKYRVIVMDEAHERSLNTDVLFGILKKVVAQRRDFKLIVTSATLNAQKFSNFFGSVPIFHIPGRTFPVNILWSKTPVEDYVEGAVKQAMTIHITSPPGDILIFMTGQDEIEAACYALAERMEQMMSSSNKVVPKLLILPIYSQLPADLQAKIFQKAEDGARKCIVATNIAETSLTVDGIFYVIDSGYGKMKVYNPRMGMDALQVFPVSRAAADQRAGRAGRTGPGTCYRLYTESAYLNEMLSSPVPEIQRTNLGNVVLLLKSLKVENLLDFDFMDPPPQDNILNSMYQLWVLGALNNVGGLTDLGWKMVEFPLDPPLAKMLLTGDLLGCLEEVLTIVSMLSVPSVFFRPKDRAEESDAARERFFVPESDHLTLYNVYQQWKQHDYRGDWCNDHFLHVKGLRKAREVRSQLLDILKTLKIPLTSCWPDTDIVRKAICSAYFHNAARLKGVGEYVNCRNGMPCHLHPSSALYGMGCTPEYVVYHELILTTKEYMQCATAVEPQWLAELGPMFFSVKESDTSLLEHKKRQKQEKTAMEEEMENLKKVQAEFERERKQKEKEKTAKHQQQISMPGLRKGSSTFLRPKKFGL; this is translated from the exons ATGGAG GAAAATGGAACTTTCTCTGAAGTGGTTGACATAAACCAGACTATCATGACACTGGAACCAGAAAAACCTACCAGTGGTGGACTCTATGTTCCTGGAAAGGATAGGGTGGTTTACGTGCCTCCGGAGAGAAAATCACGATTag GACTTGATGCCCTCGCCAGTGCGAAACGGGGAGGGTCTCAGTATGATGGGGGGTTCAAGTTGCCAAAGGAAAGAATGATGACTTCCATTGCGGCTTCTgcagaagatgaagataagtcTGAGTTGTCTGTTGTTGAAGAAAGTGAACAGGGTGGGATTGTCAGCAGACCCAGACACAGTGGTAGGAGATACCGTGACACTACCAGTGAAACATCATACGCAG AAAGTTCTGTGAGTGAAGATCACTATGGTGATACGAACAAGGTTCGTTCAACTGAGCAAGCAGTCTCAAAT GTTCCTCCATCACCTTCTGGATATGACAGGGAGGATCACAGGAGTGAGAGGAGGCATTCCAGGGATGATTCAAGAAGTGGTAGCGGAAGAGTGCGTCATCAGAACTACTATGAACGTAAGGGAGGATCTTATTCAGAAAGGGATTCACATAGTAGGTATGACCGAGATCATGGTAGAAAGCGAAGCAGATATGAAGATTCCAGGAGAACGCCTg GCAGGTCTGACTGGGATGATGGCAGGTGGGAATGGAATGAAACTCCTCGAAGGGACAATGTCTCTAGTTCTAGACGTCATCAACCTTCACCATCACCAATGTTTTTAGGTGCCTCACCAGATGCTCGATTAGTTTCACCATGGTTGGGGGGCAACACACCTCATTCATCTT TTAATTCATCTTCCCCCTGGGATCATGTTTCTCCATCTCCTATCCCAATACGTGCGTCTGGATCTTCAGCCAAATCTTCTCTTTCTAGACACAATGGAAGATCGCATCAGCTTAATTTTAGATCGGAAACTTCAAATTCGTTTCAG GATGAAGTGGCTGATAAGTCTGAATTGGGTGAAGAACACAAGTATGAGATTACCGAAAGCATGCGTTTGGAGATGGAATACGATGCTGACCGAGCATG GTATGACAGAGAGGAAGGGAGCACATTGTTTGAAGGTGACAGctcatcactttttcttggagACGAAGCTTCCTTTCAGAAAAAAGAGGCTGATCTGGCCAAGAGACTG GTTAGAAGAGATGGGACCAAGATGTCCCTTGCACAGAGCAAGAAGTTGTCCCAGCTCACAGCTGATAATGCTCAATGGGAGGATAGGCAACTGCTGAGATCTGGAGCTGTTAGAGGTACAGAGGTTCAGACCGAATTTGATGACGAGGAAGAACACAAAGTTATTCTACTTGTTCATG ATACAAAGCCTCCTTTCCTTGATGGCAGAGTTGTTTTTACTAAGCAGGCTGAGCCAATTATGCCAATAAAAGATCCAACATCTGACATGGCTATAATATCTCGTAAAGGGTCAACTCTGGTTAGAGAAATCCATGAGAAGCAGAGTATGAACAAGTCTCGCCAACGCTTTTGGGAACTTGCAGGCTCGAAACTTGGTGATATCTTGGGTGTTGAGAAAACAGCAGAGCAG ATTGATGCAGACACTGCTGAAGTGGGGGAAGATGGTGAAATTGATTTTAAGGAAGAAGCTAAGTTTTCACAGCATTTGAAGAAGGGAGAAGCTGTGAGTGACTTTGCCAAGTCAAAAACCATTGCAGAGCAAAGACAATATCTGCCTATTTTTTCAGTGAGAGAAGAGTTATTACAG GTGGTTCGCGAGAATCAGGTGGTAGTTGTGGTTGGAGAAACTGGTTCAGGAAAGACAACCCAATTAACACAg TACCTGCATGAAGATGGCTATACTATAGGTGGTATAGTGGGTTGCACCCAACCAAGACGTGTGGCAGCTATGAGTGTTGCCAAGAGAGTTAGTGAAGAGATGGATACAGAGTTGGGTGATAAAGTTGGCTATGCTATACGTTTTGAAGATGTGACCGGGCCAAGTACCATTATAAAG TACATGACTGATGGTGTGCTTCTACGAGAAACACTCAAAGATTCTGATCTAGACAAGTATCG GGTTATTGTCATGGATGAAGCCCATGAAAGATCATTAAACACTGATGTGCTTTTTGGAATATTGAAGAAAGTTGTAGCCCAACGCCGTGATTTCAAGCTGATTGTCACATCTGCAACTCTGAATGCacagaaattttcaaatttctttggAAG TGTACCGATTTTTCACATTCCTGGGCGAACATTTCCTGTGAATATATTGTGGAGTAAAACTCCAGTTGAAGATTATGTTGAAGGTGCAGTGAAGCAGGCCATGACTATTCATATAACCAGTCCTCCTGGTGACATCCTTATCTTCATGACTGGGCAAGATGAGATTGAGGCAGCTTGCTATGCCCTTGCAGAAAGAATGGAGCAGATGATGTCATCTTCAAATAAAGTTGTTCCTAAACTATTGATTCTTCCCATATACTCTCAGCTTCCTGCCGACTTGCAAGCTAAGATATTTCAAAAAGCTGAAGATGGAGCCCGAAAATGTATTGTAGCCACTAATATTGCCGAGACATCATTAACTGTTGATGGTATCTTTTATGTGATAGACTCAGGCTATGGTAAAATGAAGGTGTATAACCCTAGGATGGGCATGGACGCTCTCCAGGTCTTCCCTGTTAGCCGAGCTGCTGCTGACCAGCGTGCTGGTCGAGCTGGTAGAACTGGCCCTGGTACATGCTATAGGTTGTATACCGAGAGTGCTTACTTAAATGAAATGCTGTCTAGTCCTGTTCCAGAGATTCAGAGGACTAACCTTGGTAATGTGGTCTTGTTGCTGAAATCTcttaaagttgaaaatttacTTGATTTTGATTTCATGGATCCACCTCCGCAAGATAATATTCTCAATTCTATGTACCAGTTGTGGGTTCTGGGTGCCCTTAACAATGTTGGGGGGTTAACTGATCTTGGGTGGAAAATGGTTGAATTTCCGCTGGACCCTCCACTTGCCAAGATGCTTTTGACAGGTGATCTGTTAGGGTGTCTTGAGGAGGTTTTGACAATTGTGTCCATGCTTTCGGTGCCCTCTGTTTTCTTTAGACCCAAGGATCGGGCAGAGGAGAGTGATGCTGCACGGGAAAGATTTTTTGTGCCAGAGTCTGATCATTTAACCCTGTACAATGTTTATCAGCAATGGAAACAGCATGATTACAGAGGTGATTGGTGTAATGATCATTTCTTGCATGTCAAAGGTCTAAGAAAGGCTAGAGAGGTGAGATCCCAGTTGCTTGACATTCTGAAGACTTTAAAGATCCCCTTAACCTCTTGTTGGCCTGATACAGACATTGTTAGAAAAGCGATTTGTTCTGCATATTTTCACAATGCAGCAAGGTTAAAGGGTGTGGGAGAGTATGTTAACTGCAGGAATGGCATGCCTTGCCATCTTCATCCTAGTAGTGCTCTCTATGGTATGGGTTGCACTCCTGAGTATGTGGTTTATCACGAGTTAATCCTGACCACGAAGGAGTACATGCAGTGTGCCACGGCAGTGGAGCCCCAGTGGCTGGCTGAGTTGGGACCCATGTTTTTCTCTGTTAAGGAGTCTGATACATCGTTACTGGAGCATAAGAAGAGACAAAAACAAGAGAAAACAGCCATGGAGGAGGAGATGGAGAACTTGAAGAAGGTGCAAGCGGAGtttgagagagaaaggaaacagaaggagaaggaaaagaCAGCTAAGCATCAGCAGCAAATCTCCATGCCAGGTTTACGAAAGGGTTCCTCCACATTCTTGAGACCAAAGAAGTTTGGTTTGTAA